In a genomic window of Brettanomyces nanus chromosome 1, complete sequence:
- the ECM15 gene encoding UPF0045 protein M15 (EggNog:ENOG41), translating to MPRIPVKLNCIADVCLLPIGTGAPSVSNYVTAAEKMIRDSGLKSTLHSAGTTIEGEWSEVMDVIGRLHEKVHSMGVLRIQSDIRVGTRTDKAQTAKDKVDTVERKLKNL from the coding sequence ATGCCTAGAATTCCCGTTAAACTTAATTGCATTGCTGATGTTTGTTTGTTACCAATTGGTACCGGTGCCCCATCGGTGTCCAACTATGTGACTGCGGCCGAAAAGATGATCAGAGATAGTGGTCTCAAAAGTACTCTACATAGTGCTGGCACCACCATCGAAGGCGAATGGTCTGAAGTTATGGATGTTATTGGCAGACTTCATGAAAAAGTTCATAGTATGGGGGTCCTGAGAATACAGAGCGATATCAGGGTTGGTACAAGAACTGATAAGGCCCAGACTGCCAAGGATAAGGTGGACACCgttgaaagaaagttgaagaacttATGA
- a CDS encoding uncharacterized protein (EggNog:ENOG41~BUSCO:EOG0934011U), whose product MSLDFTVPRNLQPEVERSLFRLVSDFQEGYLTEKGYIKKRHEILESLNLNVHNIPNVRGDSRVDPRHNSTLSRISTSAESTFDHTAAQDFYYSPSETQVDGSTGSPSEAHISGLDADAYEYYKSHAKSENSGVPKELQRPLDPRVLEQYIQTATFDNLAMLLRKRGTVYAKDTAIIIMDQRGKETQTLTWDKLYLRAEKVAKQIKTKAALYPGDRVCIIYQNIEVIDFLVALYGCLLSGTVAVPMNSGLPVKDMVKIMTDTQSHLCLMSESVYKHFEKLTHKRKTPLWPKGVEVWKTSDMGTYQPSKKEGPPPLKVSDLAYIEYSRGSTSELRGVAISHRTIIHQMTSLASILSSNPDIKNGTLIRPASQFTRLKHMLLSTLDVRESIGLIIGALFTIYSGNTLIWAHQRTTEVPGLYAHIISKFKVSILLSDYLSLKQVAYNYQSFPQLTRTFNKKVKVNLSSVKWCLINTMTVDCEFDDKLSDRWFKPLGHPNPRKIIAPMLSLSEHGGAIISIRDWIGHEDHLGCVFQKPMTDEVIANDENEDGTMTEQLSEVLIDKESLTTNTVKIVSDRPPPTSSTYDDESSKYIRVGAFGYPVPDATLAVVNPEGKMLSGTMEVGEIWVDSHCISGGYWGLPEETQSIFQAECSDYEGILNLNFVRTGLLGFIYSGNVYILGLYEDRINQDVTWYDKYLEIQSHNQKSTSTVTTEPNTEATTTPEEKSVELQTHITPGVTQYRYHYASHLVRTLVRNIPEVTDCSFFNVKINNEYLPVAIIESSSVPLSKEKNPIPKVNETALNDMTSQAFMFIESVHKVRLFCVMITAPNTLPRIIRSGRLEIANMLCKRRFMEGRLFPTFVRFNFANSLATIHHGDDLTGGIWSRYSSQIRVDALSYAQLQYSGIDMRDNCTDDRKNMELSGYKSLVDILKVRVSQQPDELAFALIDGGSIKELKPLSWKKFENRVFAVCSYILEKKNLMAGDNVILVYHMSEEYVICLYACWFAGLVVIPIPPLDATRADEDTKSYTDIIKEYDVRAVFVSGDIEQSMKSKPISAKLKQLVNGKRMELPKYRNTSKHTKSNISSKSMLVKLENYRKRLRKTKRQECLLWITWNADHTYKGARLTFGSLLSLAMNLKETCQMSSLKPIVACVRHTAGLGFLQAAVMGIYLGCTTYLFSSVEYGANPTAFWISLSKYSVENVFVTSKMLVYATRTVISKRCDLSNLKNLMIGWEGRPDSKIMDRFKEAFQQSNLPSTALSNIYQHLLNPLITMRSFLSFEPVNLWLDPLALAQGYISLVNPQDYPDSIEVQDSGIVSINTQIAVVNPETRQLCKVGELGEIWVYSQSTLSGLSGSANTRNTNDITHGTIENWNSEVSYLRTGDFGFLHSVHKNVTQGDNPVELQLLFNLGKIEESFEVLGLQYLSSDIESTLEQFRVILKACVFKTGNYVVAVLETSMKKNHCSIVPLIVMRIMNKFRLIIDVVSFVASGRMPISRLEKVQRTTILKRWMDGTLRLSSSYGINFGEGSTVKTLKLMEETNKV is encoded by the coding sequence ATGAGCTTAGACTTCACTGTGCCGAGAAATCTTCAGCCTGAAGTAGAAAGGAGCCTTTTCAGATTAGTTTCTGACTTTCAAGAAGGGTATTTAACGGAAAAGGGATACATAAAGAAACGACATGAAATACTGGAATCCTTGAATTTAAATGTACATAATATCCCCAATGTTAGAGGTGATTCAAGGGTTGACCCAAGGCACAACAGTACGCTTTCCAGAATTTCGACCTCTGCTGAATCAACGTTTGATCATACAGCCGCTCAAGACTTTTACTATTCACCATCTGAAACACAGGTTGATGGCTCTACAGGCAGCCCTTCGGAGGCACATATTTCGGGGCTTGATGCTGATGCTTATGAGTATTATAAATCACATGCGAAATCGGAGAACAGCGGAGTGCCTAAGGAGTTGCAGAGGCCCTTAGATCCAAGAGTTCTTGAACAGTACATTCAAACAGCAACATTCGACAATTTGGCCATGCTTTTGCGAAAGAGAGGAACTGTATATGCGAAAGATACTgctatcatcatcatggaTCAAAGGGGAAAAGAGACACAAACGTTAACTTGGGATAAGTTGTATTTGAGAGCCGAGAAAGTTGCAAAACAGATTAAGACCAAGGCCGCATTATATCCTGGAGATAGGGTCTGCATTATTTATCAAAACATCGAGGTCATTGACTTTTTAGTGGCATTGTACGGATGCCTTTTGTCTGGTACGGTTGCCGTACCTATGAATAGTGGATTACCTGTGAAAGATATGGTTAAGATCATGACCGATACACAGTCACATCTTTGCCTTATGTCTGAATCTGTGTACAAACACTTTGAGAAACTGACACATAAACGGAAAACACCATTATGGCCAAAGGGAGTGGAAGTTTGGAAAACTAGCGATATGGGTACATACCAACCTTCCAAGAAGGAAGGACCTCCACCATTGAAGGTCAGCGATTTGGCATACATAGAATATTCAAGAGGATCGACGAGTGAGTTGAGAGGCGTTGCCATTTCTCATAGAACTATAATTCATCAGATGACCTCTCTTGCTTCGATTCTTTCCAGTAACCCTGACATCAAAAATGGCACTTTAATCAGACCTGCATCACAGTTTACTAGGTTGAAACATATGCTATTAAGTACCTTAGACGTGAGAGAATCAATTGGCTTAATTATAGGTGCGCTTTTCACCATATATTCAGGAAACACTCTAATTTGGGCCCACCAAAGGACCACCGAAGTTCCTGGATTGTATGCCCATATAATCTCGAAATTCAAGGTCTCTATATTACTTTCAGACTATCTAAGTTTGAAGCAGGTTGCCTACAACTATCAATCTTTTCCTCAATTGACGAGGACTTTTAACAAAAAAGTGAAAGTGAACTTATCTTCCGTGAAGTGGTGCTTAATCAATACTATGACTGTGGATTGTGAGTTTGATGATAAATTAAGTGATAGATGGTTCAAACCTCTAGGACATCCTAATCCTAGAAAAATTATAGCTCCAATGCTCTCTCTAAGTGAACACGGAGGAGCCATAATCTCCATACGCGATTGGATCGGCCACGAGGACCACCTCGGGTGTGTTTTTCAAAAACCGATGACAGACGAGGTTATTGCCAACGATGAAAACGAGGATGGAACTATGACTGAACAATTATCTGAGGTTTTAATCGATAAAGAGTCTCTTACTACCAATACTGTCAAAATAGTTAGCGACAGGCCGCCTCCCACCTCGTCTACGTACGATGACGAATCTTCTAAGTATATTCGTGTTGGGGCGTTTGGTTATCCAGTGCCAGATGCTACTCTTGCAGTTGTCAATCCTGAGGGCAAAATGTTAAGTGGCACTATGGAAGTCGGTGAGATCTGGGTTGACTCCCACTGCATATCAGGGGGATACTGGGGGCTTCCCGAGGAAACCCAATCGATTTTCCAAGCTGAATGCTCCGATTACGAGGGAATattgaacttgaactttGTGCGAACGGGACTTTTGGGATTTATCTACAGCGGTAATGTGTACATTTTGGGACTCTATGAGGATAGAATTAACCAGGATGTTACTTGGTATGACAAATATTTAGAGATTCAATCGCATAACCAGAAGTCCACCTCTACTGTTACTACAGAGCCAAATACAGAGGCCACAACTACTCCAGAAGAGAAGTCAGTTGAGTTACAAACACATATTACTCCCGGGGTTACTCAATATAGGTACCATTATGCTAGCCACCTGGTGAGAACTCTTGTTCGAAACATTCCGGAAGTTACCGACTGCTCTTTTTTTAATGTCAAAATCAACAATGAGTACCTCCCGGTTGCAATTAttgaatcatcttcagtgCCTCTTTCGAAGGAAAAGAACCCGATTCCTAAGGTGAACGAGACAGCTCTAAACGATATGACTTCGCAGGCATTTATGTTCATTGAGAGTGTTCATAAAGTCAGACTTTTCTGTGTGATGATTACTGCGCCAAATACGCTACCTCGGATCATTAGAAGCGGCCGTCTAGAAATTGCTAATATGCTTTGCAAGAGACGCTTTATGGAAGGCCGACTTTTTCCTACGTTTGTTAGATTTAACTTTGCAAACTCATTGGCTACAATTCATCATGGTGACGATTTAACGGGGGGAATTTGGTCTCGTTATTCATCTCAAATCAGAGTTGATGCACTAAGCTACGCCCAATTACAGTATTCTGGAATAGATATGAGAGATAATTGTACAGATGACCGGAAGAATATGGAACTCTCTGGCTACAAGAGCTTGGTCGATATTTTAAAGGTACGTGTAAGTCAACAACCAGATGAATTAGCGTTTGCTCTGATCGACGGAGGTAGTATCAAGGAGCTTAAACCACTATCATGgaaaaagtttgaaaataGAGTTTTTGCCGTTTGCAGCTAtattttggaaaagaagaatttaATGGCCGGTGACAATGTCATACTCGTGTACCACATGTCCGAAGAGTATGTTATTTGTCTTTATGCCTGCTGGTTTGCAGGATTGGTAGTTATACCGATCCCTCCACTTGATGCTACTCGTGCTGATGAAGACACAAAATCTTATACTGATATCATTAAAGAGTATGACGTTCGTGCTGTCTTTGTTAGTGGAGATATCGAGCAATCCATGAAAAGCAAGCCCATCAGTGCGAAGTTGAAACAATTGGTCAACGGCAAGCGAATGGAACTTCCAAAGTATAGAAATACGTCAAAGCATACAAAGAGTAATATCTCGTCGAAATCGATGCTTGTCAAGTTGGAGAACTatagaaagagattgagaaaAACCAAACGTCAGGAATGCCTCCTCTGGATAACATGGAATGCAGACCATACATACAAGGGAGCTAGGCTTACATTTGGAAGCTTGCTGTCGTTGGCCATGAATCTAAAGGAAACCTGCCAGATGAGCAGCCTTAAGCCCATAGTGGCGTGTGTCAGGCATACCGCTGGACTAGGATTTTTGCAAGCCGCTGTCATGGGGATTTATCTTGGATGTACAACCTATTTGTTTTCCAGCGTTGAATATGGAGCAAATCCTACCGCATTTTGGATTTCACTTTCAAAATATAGTGTTGAAAATGTATTTGTGACAAGTAAGATGTTAGTATATGCTACTCGGACGGTCATCTCAAAGAGATGTGAtctttcaaatttgaaaaacCTCATGATTGGCTGGGAAGGTCGTCCAGACTCCAAGATCATGGATCGtttcaaagaagcatttCAACAATCCAATCTTCCCAGTACGGCGTTGTCCAATATTTACCAGCATCTTTTGAATCCGCTCATAACTATGAGATCTTTCCTCTCATTTGAGCCTGTGAATCTATGGCTCGATCCGCTCGCTTTGGCCCAAGGCTACATTAGTTTAGTGAATCCTCAAGACTATCCTGATTCAATTGAGGTTCAGGATTCCGGTATTGTCTCTATAAATACTCAAATCGCTGTGGTTAACCCAGAGACCAGACAACTTTGTAAGGTTGGCGAGCTTGGAGAAATATGGGTGTATTCTCAATCGACCCTAAGTGGCTTAAGCGGAAGTGCAAACACCAGAAATACTAACGACATCACACACGGCACAATTGAAAATTGGAACAGCGAAGTATCTTACTTGAGGACTGGAGACTTTGGATTTCTACACAGTGTTCATAAAAATGTAACGCAGGGAGACAATCCAGTGGAACTACAACTACTCTTTAATTTAGGAAAAATCGAAGAGAgttttgaagttcttggtTTGCAATACCTATCAAGTGACATTGAATCTACGTTGGAGCAGTTCAGAGTGATTCTCAAGGCTTGCGTCTTTAAGACAGGAAACTACGTCGTAGCAGTGCTGGAAACgtcaatgaaaaaaaatcattgTTCGATTGTGCCTTTAATAGTGATGAGAATAATGAACAAGTTCAGGTTGATTATAGACGTGGTTTCGTTTGTCGCATCGGGTAGAATGCCAATTTCTCGGTTAGAAAAGGTGCAGAGAACTACTATTCTGAAACGCTGGATGGATGGTACCCTTAGACTGAGCTCGTCGTATGGCATTAACTTCGGTGAGGGATCGACCGTCAAAACgttgaaattgatggaGGAGACAAACAAAGTGTGA